The following is a genomic window from Marinobacter sp. NP-4(2019).
GGTCGTAGCCGGCCTCGACCATGTACTCGATACCATAGCGGTCGGACTCCAGTTCGTCCCCCTGGCTGTACTGGGCCTGGATAATCTGCGCGCCAAGAGCAGCGCCGCCCATCAGCACGCCGGCCCATTCGTTATCCGACAGAGCGAAACCCAGCCCTGCTACACCGGCACTGATCAGCATACCCTGTTGCATGCGCTGCACACTGTGGCGTGCCGCGGCGTGGACAATTTCATGGCCAAGCACGGATGCGAGCTGGGCTTCATCTTCCAGTTCGGTCAACAGGCCCCGGTTGATGGCAATCTTGCCGCCCGGCAGCGCCCAGGCATTGGGGACGCTGCTGTTCAACACCACGAATTCATAGGGCAGGTCAGGGCGATCGCTGACCCTGGCCAGCTTCTGGCCAACTTCCCGTACATAGACCGTCAGGTCCGGGTCAAGATAGAACTGACCGCCCTGAGTCTGCTGGGTCGGGGTGTATTGCTCCGCACCGATGGAAAGCTCCTGGCTTTCCGGAATCAGTGACAGCTGCTTTTCCCCGGTGACCGGGTTCACGGAACATCCCGCCATGGCAAAGAGCAGGGCGATCAAAGGCAGGCAGCGTAAGAACAGCCGATTCGTCACGGTAAACTCCTGTTATCGGTCCTTGATCCGGGGTGTACGTCACCCCGAGTGGTCAGGTTCAGTTTATACCACATCCGGTGGTCAGCGGTTATAGCTACCCATGCCCGTGTTCTCTGGAGAGAATGCCCGGCAAAGTGTATGATAAGTTTCTTGTTAACCCTCCTTTTTTCGATTCCGCCAATGGAACCTGCATGGGTAATATTCTGGAACTGACTGCGCTGGCCTGGTTTCTGGTGTGCTGGATTGGCTACACCGAGTACTCCCGCCGTAAAGCCAATGACCGACCCTGTCTTTCCAATACCCTCGACCTGTACCGGGAGGACTGGATGCGAGGCATGCTGCGGCGGGACAACCGTATCCCGGACGCTTCGGTTGTGGGCAATCTGGAGCGCAACGGGGCTTTCTTTGCCTCGAGCTGTCTGCTGATTCTCGCCGGTCTCATTACCGCGCTGGGGTACACCCAGGAAGTGATGGAAGTGTTCAGCACCCTGCCGTTTGGCAACCTGCCGAGCCGGGCGATCTGGGAGCTGCGCCTGGTGGTGATGCTGGTGGTGTTTGTCTATGCGTTCTTCAAATTTACCTGGTCTATGCGCATGTACAATTTCGTGGCGGTGTTCATCGGGAGTGCCCCGTTGCCGGAGGATACCAAGGTCAGCCCAGCGGCGCGTGAGGCGTTTGCCCGAAGCGCGGCCCGGGTATGCAACCTGGCGGGGGATGCCTTCAACCTTGGTTTGAGATCCTACTACTATGCCCTGGCGGTGGTGGCCTGGTTTATACACCCGGTGGCGTTTATTGCCGCGTCCACCCTGGTTGTGGTGATTCTCTACCGCCGGGAATTCCGGTCCGATGCTTTGGAGGCCCTGCGCGCTGGAAAAGTGTTTGAAGAACCTGCGGCTAAATCTGCTACCGTCCCGAAATCCAACAGTTAACCGAACTGGCCAGACTGAATGACTGATGACATCCGACTGAACCGGGTTCGCCGGTTTATTGAAACCCTGAACCAGGCCCGGGAGCTGGGCCTGACCGTTGAAGAAGCCGGTGATGGTGTACTGACCATGCGGCTGCCGTACAGCGACCGCATTATCGGTAACCCCGACACCGGCGTGATCCACGGTGGCGCCATTACCACACTGATGGACACCACTTCCGGCTCGGTCATCATCTGCGCGTTGCCCGACTTCGAACTGTGCCCGACCCTGGATCTGCGGGTCGACTACATGCGACCGGCGGAGCCTCACAAACCGGTGTTCGCCCGCGCGGAAACCTACAAGATCACCCGCAACATCATTTTTACCCGCTGTGAGGCCTACCAGGAAGGTGGCGAGACCATTGCCAACTGCGTCGGTACCTTTATGCGTATCGGCAAGGAAGCCACCCCCAAAGGTTACCGCGATCTGATCATCGGAGGTGACGAATGACCGACCCTGAAATCCTCCGTTTTACCCGCGAAAGCGGCGACTTCACCCGCCTGCTGGAAAGCATTCCCTACGCCCGCTTTATCGGCCTGGAGTGCGACCGTTTCGGCGATGACCTGATCTTCCGCTTGCCGAAAAAGGAAGAAAACCTGGGAAACCCGATTCTGCCGGCTATCCATGGCGGTGTGATCGGTGGGTTCATGGAAATGTCCGCCGCCATTTACTTGATGATGTCCCAGGACAGCCAACGCATGCCCCGCATCGTGGACTTTTCCCTGGACTACCTGCGTGCCGGGCTGAACCGTGAAACCTTCGCCGAGTGCCGCCTGACCCGCCAGGGCAACCGCGTGGCCAACGTGATGATCACCGCCTGGCAGAAATCCCGTTCCCAGCCGATTGCCACCGCACGCGCCCACTTCCTGCTGGAAGACTGAATTCGATCTGACCGGGGTTGAAATACCTCGGTCGAACCCCATTTCAGGACTCAGCATATTAAGCATTGGTGCAGGCAAGCAGTTGAGGATGGGTATACGAAACACGCCTCGAAACGTCCATGTGTGGCTCGGGCTCCGCCATCCATGGCTCCGCACGGTTTCGTATACCCATCCTCAACTGCTCGCCCAGGCTCCGTGCAAAAATTGATATTACTCAACAGTTGGGTGGTGTGGTCGGGTCGTCCTTTCCAAAACCCTGCGGAGCCATGGATGGCGGAGCGGAGCGTACAAGGACGTATTCACAGCGTGTTTTGGAAAGGACGACCCGACCACACCGCTCCTCCGAACGTAAACAGCAGGAGAAACAAAAGCCATGACGGTTGAAGCGCAAAAAGAAACCCTGGGTTTTCAGACCGAAGTGAAGCAACTGCTTCACCTGATGATTCATTCCCTGTATTCCAACAAGGAAATCTTCCTTCGTGAGCTGATCTCGAACGCCTCGGATGCGGAAGACAAACTGCGTTTCGCGGCATTGAAGGATGACAGCCTGTACGAAGGTGACTCCGAGCTGAAAATCCGCCTGGACTACGACAAGGAAAAGAACACCATCACCCTGACCGACAATGGCATCGGCATGACCCGTGATGATGTGGTTCAGAACCTGGGTACCATCGCCCGTTCCGGCACCGCCGAATTCCTGCAGCAACTGTCGGGTGACGAGAAGAAGGACAGCAAGCTGATTGGTCAGTTCGGTGTGGGTTTCTATTCTGCGTTTATCGTGTCCGACAAGGTGGAAGTGTTTACCCGCCGCGCTGGCGCTGCACCTGAAGAGGGTGTGCACTGGGAGTCCAACGGCGATGGCGAGTTCACCATTGAGCAGGTAAACCGTGCGAACCGTGGCACCGAGATTGTCCTGCACCTGAAATCCGATGCCAAGGAATTCGCCGATGGCTTCCGCCTGCGTGGTCTGGTGAAGAAGTACTCCGATCACATTTCCTTCCC
Proteins encoded in this region:
- a CDS encoding PaaI family thioesterase, which codes for MTDDIRLNRVRRFIETLNQARELGLTVEEAGDGVLTMRLPYSDRIIGNPDTGVIHGGAITTLMDTTSGSVIICALPDFELCPTLDLRVDYMRPAEPHKPVFARAETYKITRNIIFTRCEAYQEGGETIANCVGTFMRIGKEATPKGYRDLIIGGDE
- a CDS encoding DUF599 domain-containing protein, which gives rise to MGNILELTALAWFLVCWIGYTEYSRRKANDRPCLSNTLDLYREDWMRGMLRRDNRIPDASVVGNLERNGAFFASSCLLILAGLITALGYTQEVMEVFSTLPFGNLPSRAIWELRLVVMLVVFVYAFFKFTWSMRMYNFVAVFIGSAPLPEDTKVSPAAREAFARSAARVCNLAGDAFNLGLRSYYYALAVVAWFIHPVAFIAASTLVVVILYRREFRSDALEALRAGKVFEEPAAKSATVPKSNS
- a CDS encoding PaaI family thioesterase is translated as MTDPEILRFTRESGDFTRLLESIPYARFIGLECDRFGDDLIFRLPKKEENLGNPILPAIHGGVIGGFMEMSAAIYLMMSQDSQRMPRIVDFSLDYLRAGLNRETFAECRLTRQGNRVANVMITAWQKSRSQPIATARAHFLLED